The genomic segment CAGATCCCATTAACAATCTGCTCGGCCGTCGCGGAACCATCTTCCTGACCAACATATTCGTTGTCTTTCCTGTACTAGCTCAGGCGTTCACTCATAGCTGGTGGGAACTGATGCTCTGCCGCCTGTTCATGGGTATCGGAATGGGCATCAAGATCTCTACCATCCCAATCTACACTGCTGAAGTGGCACCGACAAACATCAGAGGTGGACTGGTCACAAGCTTCCAGCTTTGGGTCGCTTTCGGGATTCTCGTGGGCTTCTCCGTGAATCTGATGTTCAAAGATGTCGGAAAGAATGCATGGAGATTTCAGCTAGCAGCAGCTTTCGTGCCTGCTGTGCCTTTGCTCTTCCTGATCTGGCTTTGCCCTGGTAAGTTTCTCGAAAATTATCGATGCCGTCGAGGCTTCAGGTCCACTGATCGTTCAACAGAATCGCCTCGTTGGTATCTGAAAAAGAATCAATACCGCAAAGCCTTTGCATCCTTCTGCCGCATCCGGAACACACAGCTGATCGCTGCTCGTGAGCTCTACTTTGCGCATGCTCAACTTGTGCAAGAGCGCCTTGCTTTTGAGGGTACATCGCTGGCTCGCCGCGCTCTGGAACTTTTCACAGTACCACGTCTTCGCCGAGCTACCGCTGCATCTGCTTGGATCGTGATATCCCAACAATTCTCAGGAATCAATGTGATGGCCTTCTACTCATCGACAGTCTTTGCCGAGGCCGGATACTCGGTGACAAATTCACTGCTGGCTTCCTGGGGATTTGGACTAGTGACTCTGATCTTCGCTCTGCCTGCTGTGTACAACATGGACACGTTTGGGAGACGCAACATGCTCCTGTCTACATTCCCCAATATGGCTTGGTGCCTGCTCGCTGCCGGATTATGTTTCCTCCTTAACGACTCCAATTCCGCACGCATCCCGCTGATCGCCCTCTTCATCTACCTCTTCGCTGCTTTTTACGGAGTCGGGATTGGTCCAATCCCGTCAATATACTTCAGCGAGGCCTTTCCGCTATCACATCGCGAGATCGGTGGGGCATTCACCATCTGCGTCAACAACTCGGTCAGCAGCGCACTGAGTTTGACTTTCCCCTCACTCCTGAACAAAATTGGCGCCACGGGGGCGTTCGGTCTCTATGCGGGCCTAAACATATTGGCCTTTGttgtcatcttcttcatcgtgcCTGAGACTAAACAGCTCTCCCTCGAGCAGCTTGATTATGTCTTTGGCGTCCCCACCACCAAGCACGCCAGCTATCAGTCTCGAGTGTGGTTGCCGTGGTTTGTCAGACGTTGGATCTTGTGGAGACGGAACGAGAAGCTGGTGCCTTTGTATCAAATTGCACGCTTGTGAAGGGTTCAGGCTTATTCTGTTCTTGGATCATTTGAAGATTTGCAGCCCACTAAATGAAAGCCTACATTAGTGATTTACATGTTTTCGACTGTTCATGTCTTGCTTTTCTCTCGCTCGGTGAATGGAATGAACATCGGTAGAAGCCGTCGAGTGCTGAGGCGGGCTGACCTATTAGTGATTATGAAGGAGAAGTGAATGAGTGTATGTTCGGCGGTGTGTTGATAGTGGTCTGAGATCTTGAGACAACTTGAACCTGAAGTTGAAAGCAGTCCCAGGGTCTGACAACCTACGTCATAGCAGTCACCATGGACTGGAGCTCCAAACACATGCCAGGCACGAGCTGTCATTCAAAGTTACACCTCAACCTGAAAACTCCCTGCAGAACCTCTACATTACTCAGACTGTCGATCCGCCCTCGGACCACTCTCAGCGGCAACCATGTCCGCCCCACCGGTTGATTACTACGCCACTCTCGAAATCGACAGCAAAGCAACCCAGCAGCAAATAAGAGATGCCTACAAGAAGCAAGCCCTCCGTCACCACCCAGATCGCGTGCCAGCGGACTCGCCAGAACGCCAAACCCGCACGAAGAAGTTCCAACAGATAAACGACGCGTACTACACTCTCTCCGACCCGACTCGAAGACGAGACTATGATACCACACGCACGAACTTCTACGGCTTTGGAGGGGGCAGCAGTGGTGGTAGTGGTAGAAATACGCGCTCGAACGCACAGAACCCTCCTGGAGGCTTCGATTTCGATGAAGAAGTTCCACGACCAGAAGCTGGCTCGAGCACAGGAGGAAATGCTGGAGGAGCGGGGTTCAACTTCCCATTCGGCATGTTTGGGAACATGTTCGGCGGGCAGGCCAAGACAGAAGGTGATGCGAATCGATTCAGCAATGAGCAATTCGGCTCTGTGTTTGAAGAGATGATGCGCGATGAGGGCATGGCAGATGGGGAGAACAGGCCGACAGGGACGTTTTGGAGTATCGTGGGAGGGGTCAGTGGAGGGGCAATGGGGTTCATTGTGGGCAACTTCCCAGGTGCGGTCGCTGGTGCAGTGGCAGGAAACCGATTGGGCGCTGTGAGGGACAAGAGAGGCAAGTCGGTCTACAGCGTATTCCAGGAGTTGGATCAACCTGAGAAGATGAGATTGCTGAGCGAGCTGGCGCAGAAGGTGTTTGCGCATGCGATTTCATAGGCGACATCGACAGAGGGATGACAGAGTCATGGCGTTGAAGGGGTTGAATTGGCGGATATACCAAGACAGTTATGTGTACTGGCCTGAGAAAATTGCTTTCATCCTTTCGATCCAATTGGGTATCTTGTCTGTGTCTTACTATCGTGTTGGCTCGCTCGCTCATCTTGCAATTTTCTGCGTGTCTTTGTCTAATAATTCCCGAGCGGCAGCGATCTCAGCTGCATTGTAGCCATCCCATCCCTTCTCGCCAGATGTGCTTCTTCGTACAATCTCCGCAAGTTTTGCTGTCGCCATTTCATTCAACTTCTTGACGTTTTCTATGCTTGGCGGTGCGAGATCCCCCGTCGAAGGATCGGAGCTTGTTACCTGTCCCTTCTTGCTCGTAGATAGGACATCCAATAATCGGGTCGAGCTCTGCGACTACTGTTAGCAAGTTGATGTCATTCGCTTCTGCGGACGTTTCGCACTCACCAGCTTCAATCCATAGTAGCCGCGTAGGTAGTCGTCGCACAATTCAACACTCCTGCAGAATCTCCTCACCGCCTCACTTAGCTGCTTCAACTGTTCTCCGCTCCCAGCCTGCTGTGCGTTGGCGCTCAGTATTGTGACTTCGCCCATCCGTGCGTGCAGATTCCATCCATTCGGTGCCAGCAATAGAACCTCTTCCAAGCAGAACTTTGCCTGATCATACAGTCCCTGCTGTACGTATAACTCCGCCAGCTCACTCCAACTCTCAACGTCCGTGGGGCTCGTATCAAGTAGGTTGGTCAATGCCGCGGCCGCCTCTCCCGTCTTCCCCATGCTCTTCAGTAACGCTATCCTTCTCTTGCGAATCGTGAATACTGTGGGGTCCTCCTTCAGGATCTCTTCGTAGTGATTCATAACATTCTCCAGATCCTCCTGTGTCTTGGCTGTAGCTTCAGCCCAAAGCCCGCGGAGAGCTGCCACGCGTTCATTTGTCTGGCCGAAGCGGTCGGTGAGTTCCTCGAGACACAGATATGCtgcatcatcgtcgcccGTGCGCAGCGCAGAAAGGAAGATGTTCTCGTACGAGGCCCATTTCTCCTGCGATTCGGAGTTCGAGAAGAGTGAAAGCGGGTAGGGGAGCGACCAGGAAGATTGCGATCTGAAGAACGATTTAGCTTGCGCGGAGACGGCTAGAGTCTTCGAAGGATCGTTCGCAGTCGGCGGTGTGAGCAGTATTGACGAAGACATGATTGACAACTGGCTGAAGTTGTGTTCGTGAATGCATGAAGCTCCAAGATGGTCGCATGTGAACAGTGCCAAGCCCCGATCGCCGACCATGTGGACATCAGCTGGCTTCTCTGACAACCACTATTTGTGATATATTCCGTCTCTTCGGCATTCGCTCAATATCACGATGCTGGTCGAAGTAACGAATCCGCATCTGTCACTGTCGAGAAGTCTGCGGTGATGCCTGACACCGCCAACGCCGTAGCCGCCTTACAGACCAAGATATGGAGCGGATCCATCGCACTCGAGATCCGGTTGGCAGCATCCGATTGCAGGACGTATGATAAGTCTGAGGCGTATCTGGTGCAATATCCTCGACTGTCTTACCTAGGCTTTCTCCTGCCTCGATTACACGCCTTCTTTGCGCCAAACTTGATCAACCCTGAAGTTCCGGCCCATGACGCCTGGATCTCCTTCGAAAATGTGCCGATGAAATGGCACTATCCTTTAGGACTACTTTACGATCTCTTTTCTGGTGCTGAGCCGCTTGATCTGGATCCACCAGGCCTGCCCGATGCTGAAGAGTCCCAACTGTTCAGTAGCAAGCcttcggcatcttcgacCATACCTTGGCAGCTAGTGATACACTACTCAGACTTCCCAGCCGATCAGCTCATCCAACTCGATGCAGAAGGTCGAACGATGCAGGATACCTACATCAACGCAGTGAAGGAAGCAGATTATGTCAGAAATGGGACAGCTAGGACGGTCATGTCAATGAGCAAAGAAGATTCGGACAATCTTTGGCTATCTGTGCAGAATCGTAAGTGTATTGTCATTCGCCGGTGAACTCTCGCTAATTCTCAGCAGACGACAGACCACTTTTCAACACAGTCAATGCCAAGCTTTTAAATCCCCCGGGGCTTACAATACGACACGTGCCGATGAAAATCTATCTGCCCACGTCCGGCAACAGAGAAGCCACC from the Cercospora beticola chromosome 9, complete sequence genome contains:
- a CDS encoding uncharacterized protein (BUSCO:EOG09263R62) — protein: MSSSILLTPPTANDPSKTLAVSAQAKSFFRSQSSWSLPYPLSLFSNSESQEKWASYENIFLSALRTGDDDAAYLCLEELTDRFGQTNERVAALRGLWAEATAKTQEDLENVMNHYEEILKEDPTVFTIRKRRIALLKSMGKTGEAAAALTNLLDTSPTDVESWSELAELYVQQGLYDQAKFCLEEVLLLAPNGWNLHARMGEVTILSANAQQAGSGEQLKQLSEAVRRFCRSVELCDDYLRGYYGLKLSSTRLLDVLSTSKKGQVTSSDPSTGDLAPPSIENVKKLNEMATAKLAEIVRRSTSGEKGWDGYNAAEIAAARELLDKDTQKIAR